A window of Bos taurus isolate L1 Dominette 01449 registration number 42190680 breed Hereford chromosome 8, ARS-UCD2.0, whole genome shotgun sequence contains these coding sequences:
- the ZNF484 gene encoding zinc finger protein 484 (The RefSeq protein has 1 frameshift compared to this genomic sequence): MTKSLGSVSFKDISVDFSREEWQQLDLAQKSLYRDVMLENYFNLISVGFQVPKAEVIFSLEWGEEPYMWNGKISSQGCLDQDIGFETSQQGISEDVSVCFEGIRLFPRDDLYSILEEFWQDDKQTGRDKENQNKHLSPIIFTNKDTLANKGNCDYKKDIGEKFHVNTNLVPSRKRLHNYDSFQKSLKPIVSLCNCNRNNATENFDKIIGHGNTYMNSHTKTNACEYNQCKKLLSKQALIQHQKHHTGEDFHVFSDCVKFSTHKTHLFAHQRIYTEEKHPECTKCEMIFTQKSQFAVPQVYTKEKSYVGTEYGKKFSLNSNHEKTSHTEEIDYKCSARGKAFIKKLDLFRLQRIPTGGKKPHDYSECGKNVSHNSNLSIHKKAHTGKKHFECIECGKSFTRKSTLSMHQKIHTGEKPYVCTECGKAFIRKSHFITHERIHTGEKPYECNDCGKSFIKKSQLHVHQRIHTGENPFICSECGKIFTHRTNLIIHQKIHTGERPYICTECGKAFTDRSNLIKHQKIHTGEKPYKCSDCGKSFTWKSRLRIHQKCHTGERHYECNECGKAFIQKSTLSMHQRIHKGEKPYVCTECGKAFFHKSHFITHERIHTGEKPYECSDCGKSFTKKSQLHVHQQIHTGEKPYRCAECGKAFTDRSNLFTHQKIHTGEKPYKCDDCGKAFTRKSGLHIHQQSHTGERRYECSECGKAFARKSTLIMHQRIHTGEKPYICTECGKSFIQKSHLNRHKRIHTGEKPYKCSDCGKAFIKKSQLLEHHRIHTGEKPYICTECGKAFSIRSNLIKHQKIHTKQKPYKSSDFRKDFNWKAQFSVHQKSNTEEVECPVPQSWGRDTKL, from the exons atcagGACATTGGTTTTGAAACATCACAACAGGGAATATCTGAAGATGTTTCAGTCTGCTTTGAGGGAATACGTCTCTTCCCAAGAGATGACTTATATTCCATTTTAGAAGAATTTTGGCAAGATGATAAACAGACAGGAAGAGATAAGGAAAATCAGAACAAACATTTAAGTCCTATCATCTTCACCAACAAGGATACACTAGCTAATAAGGGGAACTGTGACTATAAAAAAGACATTGGGGAAAAATTTCATGTAAACACAAACCTTGTTCCTTCAAGAAAAAGACTCCATAACtatgactcatttcaaaagagtTTGAAGCCTATTGTAAGCTTATGTAATTGTAATAGAAACAATGCAACAGAAAATTTTGATAAGATTATTGGACATGGTAACACTTATATGAATTCTCATACGAAAACGAATGCTTGTGAATATAATCAATGTAAGAAACTTCTGAGTAAGCAAGCTCTCATTCAGCATCAAAAACACCATACTGGGGAGGACTTCCATGTATTTTCTGATTGTGTAAAATTCTCCACCCATAAGACACACctttttgcacatcaaaggattTATACTGAAGAGAAACATCCTGAGTGCACCAAATGTGAGATGATCTTCACTCAGAAGTCCCAATTTGCTGTGCCTCAGGTTTATACA GAAAAATCCTATGTAGGCACTGAATATGGGAAGAAATTTTCCCTCAACTCAAACCATGAGAAAACTTCTCATACTGAGGAAATTGACTATAAATGCAGTGCACGTGGAAAAGCCTTTATCAAGAAGTTAGATCTGTTCAGACTCCAGAGAATTCCTACTGGAGGGAAAAAACCCCATGATTACAGTGAATGTGGAAAAAATGTCTCTCACAATTCAAATCTCAGTATACACAAAAAAGCTCATACTGGCAAGAAGCACTTTGAATGTATTGAGTGTGGGAAATCTTTCACAAGAAAATCAACACTAAGTATGCATCAGAAAATTCACACAGGAGAAAAACCATATGTATGTActgaatgtgggaaagcctttatCCGAAAGTCACATTTTATTACACAtgagagaattcatactggagagaaaccttatgaatGCAATGACTGTGGGAAGTCCTTTATAAAGAAGTCACAACTCCATGTGCATCAGCGAATTCACACAGGGGAGAATCCCTTCATATGTTCAGAATGTGGGAAGATCTTCACTCACAGGACAAATCTCATTATACACCAGAAAATTCATACTGGGGAGAGACCCTATATATGTACtgaatgtgggaaggcctttaCTGACAGGTCAAATCTCATTAAACATCAaaaaattcatactggagagaaaccctataaaTGCAGTGACTGTGGGAAATCATTCACCTGGAAGTCACGGCTCAGGATACATCAGAAATGTCACACTGGAGAGAGACATTATGAATGCAATGAATGTGGGAAAGCATTTATTCAGAAGTCAACACTGAGTATGCACCAAAGAATTCATAAAGGAGAAAAGCCCTATGTTTGCACtgaatgtgggaaggccttcTTCCACAAGTCACATTTTATTACACAtgagagaattcatactggagagaaaccttatgaatGCAGTGACTGTGGGAAATCTTTCACAAAGAAGTCACAGCTTCATGTACATCAGCAaattcacacaggagagaaaccctaCAGATGTGCTGAATGTGGAAAGGCTTTCACGGACAGATCAAATCTCTTTACACACCAGAAAATTCATACTGGCGAGAAACCCTATAAATGTGATGACTGTGGAAAAGCCTTCACTCGAAAGTCAGGCCTCCATATACATCAGCAGTCTCATACTGGAGAAAGACGTTATGAGTGTAGTGAATGCGGGAAAGCCTTTGCACGAAAATCAACACTCATTATGCATCAAAGaattcatacaggagagaaaccttatattTGTACTGAATGTGGGAAGTCGTTCATCCAGAAGTCACATTTAAATCGACAtaagagaattcatactggagagaaaccctataaaTGCAGCGACTGTGGGAAGGCTTTTATTAAGAAGTCACAACTCCTTGAACATCACCGaattcacacaggagagaaaccttatataTGTACTGAATGTGGAAAGGCCTTCTCCATCAGATCAAATCTTATTAAACACCAGAAAATTCATACTAAACAGAAACCTTATAAATCTAGTGACTTTAGGAAAGACTTTAACTGGAAAGCACAATTCAGTGTACATCAGAAATCTAATACTGAGGAAGTAGAATGCCCAGTGCCACAATCATGGGGTAGGGATACAAAGTTGTGA